The Tripterygium wilfordii isolate XIE 37 chromosome 4, ASM1340144v1, whole genome shotgun sequence genome has a window encoding:
- the LOC119996959 gene encoding uncharacterized protein LOC119996959 has product MYHLGHNLKSKKFSDSVIPVFYEAAKAYDKVEFHHIMNQIRRFNASNVFKYLSEAGFEKWSRAYFLGHRYNIMTTNIAECRWFHERRSIALEMKGKLTDYYDKVSEERRNGARVMTVEPISINTFLVKDGDVGGQVDLASKTCSCRVFDID; this is encoded by the exons ATGTATCACCTTGGTCATAATTTGAAGTCCAAAAAATTTAGTGATTCTGTCATCCCTGTATTCTACGAGGCAGCAAAGGCATATGATAAGGTGGAGTTTCACCATATTATGAATCAAATACGGAGATTCAATGCAAGTAatgttttcaagtatttgaGTGAAGCTGGTTTTGAGAAATGGTCTAGGGCGTATTTTCTTGGACACCGGTATAACATCATGACAACCAATATTGCTGAATGC cgatggtttcatgagagacgatcaataGCTCTTGAAATGAAAGGCAAACTGACTGactattatgataaagtttcagaagaaagaaggaatgg GGCTAGAGTCATGACTGTGGAGCCTATTAGTATAAATACTTTTCTTGTTAAAGACGGCGATGTTGGAGGACAAGTGGATTTGGCCAGCAAGACTTGCTCTTGCAGAGTTTTTGATATTGACTAG
- the LOC119996960 gene encoding uncharacterized protein LOC119996960, translating to MVYKLTNIDRRTHNIQLKYIFNVHGPTEPVEIEGDRDVHFFVRCNSDRSIPGTSLCISNTNREVYDDDTEVNFELNDDRFDISDTKLFDEPDIVGFNSNIDVRNEPEINISEVNGNDHTTAQENFSSEGNSEIAGSNSIGTSQSYGNMISPVVHDDSYAILKVGEIFPDKKSLFKKLCMYVLHLHFEFKVAKSTKTLFVVRCKVVNASGDFEQQELRKLVFFVIKVYRDKHLPSSCFEFNEARQATGWVVGECIKSKYEGVSCIYRPNDIVKDFERVHGVSITYGKAWRARESALHSLHDASKQAFAELPSFFAQLESKNPGTITHIESDSINRFKYCFMAIGPSLRGFCTCIRPVICVDETHLKGKYLGTLFVATCLDGNNQVYPLAFGVGDAENDDACTCFFEKLNGAIGSMHNMFLSRTGMQVLKKVSREFF from the coding sequence ATGGTGTACAAATTGACCAATATCGATCGTCGGACACATAACATCCAATTGAAGTATATTTTCAATGTCCATGGTCCAACTGAACCTGTTGAGATTGAAGGTGACAGGGACGTTCATTTTTTTGTACGATGCAATAGCGACAGGAGCATACCTGGGACATCTCTATGCATTTCAAACACTAATAGAGAGGTGTATGATGATGATACTGAGGTAAATTTTGAGTTAAATGATGATCGATTTGATATTTCGGATACAAAATTGTTTGATGAACCCGACATAGTTGGATTCAATAGCAACATTGATGTTCGTAACGAACCTGAGATAAATATATCAGAAGTTAACGGCAATGATCATACAACTGCCCAGGAAAATTTCTCTTCTGAGGGTAATTCTGAAATTGCCGGTTCTAATTCAATTGGTACGTCACAAAGCTATGGTAATATGATCTCACCTGTTGTACATGATGATTCATATGCTATTTTGAAAGTCGGAGAAATATTTCCAGACAAAAAGAGCTTGTTTAAAAAGCTTTGCATGTATGTGCTTCATTTGCACTTCGAATTCAAAGTGGCAAAATCGACAaaaactctttttgttgttaGATGCAAAGTAGTGAATGCAAGTGGTGACTTCGAGCAACAAGAGCTGAGGAAACTTGTTTTTTTCGTGATAAAGGTATATCGTGACAAACATTTGCCTTCGTCTTGTTTTGAATTTAATGAAGCTCGACAAGCAACAGGTTGGGTTGTGGGGGAATGCATTAAATCTAAATACGAGGGGGTTAGTTGCATTTATAGACCAAATGACATTGTGAAGGATTTTGAGAGAGTGCATGGAGTTTCAATCACTTATGGGAAAGCTTGGAGGGCTAGAGAAAGTGCCCTACATTCATTGCATGATGCGTCGAAACAAGCTTTTGCTGAACTTCCCTCATTTTTTGCACAATTGGAATCAAAAAATCCAGGAACAATAACACATATTGAGTCGGATTCTATCAATCGCTTCAAATACTGTTTCATGGCCATTGGTCCATCATTAAGAGGTTTTTGTACTTGTATAAGACCTGTAATTTGTGTTGATGAAACTCATTTGAAAGGTAAATATCTTGGAACATTATTTGTTGCCACATGTTTGGATGGAAACAACCAGGTTTATCCTTTGGCTTTTGGAGTAGGTGATGCAGAAAATGATGATGCGTGCACAtgtttctttgaaaaattgaatggaGCTATTGGAAGCATGCATAACATGTTTTTATCTCGGACAGGAATGCAAGTATTGAAAAAAGTATCCAGAGAATTTTTCTAG
- the LOC119996961 gene encoding uncharacterized mitochondrial protein AtMg00820-like, translated as MMSFSELPNFFWGYALETAAYILNLVLSKLVPTTSTELWTRRKPSLAHVLVGNTGKLESRTESGRVTRLPSRYALLGEVYEMIPTEQDTDPSNYKEALQDKDAISWKKAMKSEMESMYSNQVWELVEPPNGVKPIGCKWIYKRNKGVDGKVETFKARLVAKGYTQKEGIDYEETFSSIAMLKSIRILANSKEPRAPSKGKHIEHKYHLIREIVQRGDVVVTKIASKDNLADPFTECLPTKQFEGHLEGLAIRCVSSWP; from the exons atgatgagtttttctgagttgcCAAATTTCTTCTGGGGCTATGCCCTGGAAACAGCTGCCTACATTCTGAACTTAGTTCTTTCTAAGTTAGTACCAACTACTTCTACTGAATTATGGACAAGGAGAAAGCCCAGCTTGGCCCATGTGCTGGTAGGGAACACTGggaagttggaatcaagaacaGAA agtgggagggtaactagattacctagtcggtatgctctattgggtgaagtgtatgaaatgatcccaactgaacaagataCTGATCCTAGTAACTATaaagaagctctccaagataaagatgcaatatcttggaagaaagctatgaaatctgagatggagtccatgtactcaaatcaagtttgggaacttgtagaaccaccgaatggtgtaaaacccattggttgcaagtggatctacaagagaaacaagggggtggatgggaaggttgaaaccttcaaagctaggcttgttgcgaaagggtacactcagaaagaagggatcgattatgaggaaaccttttcGTCGATAGCAATGCTTAAATCTATCcggatac ttgcaaattcaaaggaaccGAGGGCTccttcaaaaggaaaacatattgaacacaagtatcacttgatacgaGAGATCGTACAGAGAGGTGACGTCGTAGTGACGAAGATAGCATCAAAGGATAACCTGGCAGATCCGTTCACCGAGTGCTTACCAACAAAACAATTTGAGGGACACTTGGAGGGCCTGGCAATAAGATGTGTATCATCATGGCCTTAA